The following proteins are co-located in the Nomia melanderi isolate GNS246 chromosome 1, iyNomMela1, whole genome shotgun sequence genome:
- the lgs gene encoding BCL9 domain-containing protein legless isoform X2, translating to MKTEKKPSEPSCVSATVVKEEPDSDPVKIKEEGSGANNDDTTGEDAPECSRDPCLDPTNGESTLSGENQNNNTNQPILNSVKQEGDHNNPTDDLPDCSGNVITTDGIQPLVSNVLGKQMGTNTGSGEAQYMQQQSQIFVFSTTLANKGADAVLQGQYPSIIAYHCAQPGTKKYLEKHPNKVNQFRQNPAQWLNNFAMMKQKGHQGGTNNTFPTEQPPDLPALDPNAPPFWNEQPNIRNLNGGNSLGNSEPSLDDANIDVPCLVPNSPGNTANPQPPNSTTMGHSPNLLGGSTSPGPGSLQPSLQGVKVPDENLTPQQRQHRELQLATIRKMQMMLFPEHKEEPTNTLDATQATAVSSCPPTNVPPVVPTQCPPSMDWHKLQHQFLDGKAKGSVGSPGTGVSLRGAGMVGVPRSQGPPPPYHQTTRSASVPIAIQSPNPSSPNNPTSNLSLPSPRASSALNSPADCNRQFQLSNQRTNHLPGQSPTSQDSPNPTVGNATAVSTTRLNHSNPGTPVSHSHISSLSPSGPTAQKDSPLDFPNSQPPNAQQKQQHTGAVNAAGVKEANLMPVPSPQQIQYLNTFEGQELTIQKQPNTSLKDGNLSSNTTSNTEMSNRILPGNLDNSNQFAARSEGASPVQMDSMNRGFTGSLHSPHTPHTPHTPGNGAPHTPADSGKPGNKSSASAQSSPVPHNPNIPDSMGPPRTIPASPTTKPDTSPPSTKDTQQQQQTQSQQQQQQQQQQQQQQQQQQQQQQQQQQQQQQQQQQQQQQQQQQSQQQQPPPQQQQQQQQQQQQQQSTVVNPSNSGNTTVVPPLGGGTAASFPCGRPSINVSQPSDNVPLNPNNIGGRLGSLTAMSTNHFDPITSLAQMSQQLTNTAASNSLGNDGPIHSGNTGMMQFGNPHSMHMMQMGSEMNGNCHMGGPANEPGEVGGMCMGLPGPPTSYSPTTPHTGSPGVPSKMGHPIMGHGMMSSHSGNAGGAYPGGDPHAPPPRLMTGHVTGPSPYNGANVQVKPSAPNTIQYLPARPNVGHTPRGPPSLDFLQRFTNPLSNLESKMGTPSVNLQYFPNGCVPNNMGPHTGMPSAMSGGLPGMGGSPRMDGQSMNSSVAVHPSMRPVGNMRPQPNLMRMQHMVGGGVFPGGSMDPDKVFPPEMVSQVPNQANPGMYVSGSKGSPMGLGPPPDATQPLPPSMGGATSNFKNSPFVGSGPSMSDPNYAQQFHNFQQQLYATSTRGSGPPHPNLHPPPNSHSHQQFFMPK from the exons atgaaaacagaaaagaaacccAGCGAACCAAGTTGTGTGTCTGCCACTGTTGTAAAAGAGGAGCCTGATTCCGATCCAGTCAAGATCAAAGAGGAAGGTAGCGGAGCCAACAACGATGACACAACTGGAGAGGATGCTCCTGAATGCTCCAGAGATCCTTGTCTGGATCCTACTAATGGGGAAAGCACGCTTTCGGGGGAGAATCAAAATAACAACACGAATCAGCCAATTTTAAATTCGGTAAAGCAAGAAGGGGATCATAATAATCCTACGGACGATTTACCTG ATTGTAGTGGTAATGTGATTACCACAGATGGAATTCAGCCATTAGTTAGTAATGTTCTTGGAAAGCAAATGGGAACTAATACAGGAAGCGGTGAAGCTCAATATATGCAACAACAAAgtcaaatttttgtattttctacaaCATTAGCGAACAAGGGTGCAGATGCAGTATTGCAAGGCCAATATCCGTCGATTATTGCTTACCATTGTGCTCAACCAGGCACTAAAAAGTATTTAGAG AAACATCCAAATAAAGTAAACCAGTTTCGTCAGAACCCTGCACAATGGTTAAACAATTTTGCCATGATGAAACAGAAAGGTCATCAAGGTGGTACAAACAATACTTTTCCGACAGAACAGCCTCCAGATCTACCAGCTCTTGATCCTAATGCTCCTCCATTTTGGAATGAACAACCCAATATAAGAAACTTGAATGGTGGAAATTCTCTTGGTAATTCTGAGCCATCATTAGATGATGCAAATATAGACGTGCCTTGCCTTGTACCAAATTCACCTGGTAATACAG CAAATCCACAACCCCCTAATAGTACAACGATGGGACATAGTCCAAATTTATTAGGAGGCAGTACCAGTCCAGGTCCGGGGAGTTTGCAACCATCCTTGCAAGGTGTTAAAGTTCCAGACGAAAATTTAACCCCGCAGCAAAGGCAACATAGAGAACTTCAGTTAGCAACTATAAGGAAAATGCAGATGATGTTATTTCCTGAACATAAAGAAGAACCTACTAACACATTAGACGCGACGCAAGCAACGGCAGTATCATCGTGTCCACCGACAAATGTTCCTCCGGTTGTACCAACGCAGTGTCCTCCAAGCATGGACTGGCATAAATTACAGCATCAGTTTCTCGATGGAAAAGCCAAG GGCAGTGTAGGAAGTCCTGGTACCGGTGTTTCATTGCGTGGAGCAGGCATGGTTGGAGTTCCTAGAAGTCAAGGACCACCGCCACCATATCATCAAACGACCCGATCCGCAAGTGTACCAATCGCAATACAAAGTCCGAATCCTTCGTCGCCCAACAATCCCACTAGTAATTTATCATTACCGTCGCCTCGTGCAAGTTCAGCATTAAATTCGCCAGCAGACTGCAACAGGCAGTTTCAACTTAGCAATCAAAGAACGAACCACTTACCTGGACAAAGTCCGACCAGTCAGGATTCCCCGAATCCAACAGTCGGCAACGCGACAGCGGTTTCGACGACAAGGCTAAATCACAGTAATCCAGGCACGCCGGTTTCGCATTCGCACATTTCGTCGCTCAGTCCAAGTGGACCGACTGCCCAGAAAGATTCACCTTTGGACTTCCCTAACAGTCAACCACCAAACG CCCAGCAAAAGCAGCAACATACTGGAGCAGTGAACGCGGCTGGTGTTAAGGAGGCCAACTTGATGCCAGTTCCGAGTCCGCAACAGATTCAGTATCTAAACACGTTTGAGGGACAAGAATTGACTATACAGAAACAGCCAAATACAAGTTTGAAGGATGGCAATTTATCCTC AAACACCACCAGCAATACAGAGATGTCGAATAGGATTTTGCCAGGAAACTTAGATAACAGTAATCAATTTGCTGCTAGATCCGAGGGTGCGAGTCCAGTTCAGATGGACAGTATGAACCGCGGTTTCACTGGATCGCTGCACAGTCCACACACCCCTCACACTCCACACACACCAGGCAATGGTGCTCCTCATACTCCAGCTGATTCTGGAAAGCCTGGAAATAAGTCAAGTGCGAGTGCACAAAGTAGTCCAGTACCACACAATCCAAACATACCGGACAGCATGGGTCCTCCAAGAACGATACCAGCATCACCTACTACGAAACCTGACACGTCTCCACCTTCGACGAAGGAtacacaacaacaacaacaaactcagtcgcaacagcaacagcaacagcagcagcagcagcagcagcagcagcagcaacaacaacaacagcagcagcaacagcagcagcagcagcaacaacaacagcaacaacaacaacaacagcagcaacagcagtcacagcagcagcagccgccaccacaacagcagcaacagcagcagcagcagcagcagcaacaacagtcCACAGTAGTGAACCCAAGCAATTCTGGAAACACAACAGTAGTACCTCCATTAGGGGGAGGCACAGCCGCCTCGTTCCCTTGCGGTAGACCTTCCATAAACGTGAGTCAACCTTCAGACAATGTGCCTCTAAATCCCAACAATATCGGAGGGCGACTCGGCAGTTTAACCGCCATGAGTACAAATCACTTTGACCCTATAACTTCCTTGGCTCAAATGAGTCAACAACTCACCAACACAGCAGCCAGTAATTCGTTGGGCAACGATGGACCCATCCATTCCGGCAACACCGGAATGATGCAATTCGGCAACCCGCATAGCATGCACATGATGCAAATGGGCAGCGAGATGAACGGAAATTGTCATATGGGTGGACCCGCCAACGAGCCGGGCGAGGTAGGAGGAATGTGTATGGGTCTTCCGGGACCACCGACTAGTTATAGCCCCACGACTCCGCACACCGGCAGTCCCGGAGTGCCCAGTAAAATGGGGCATCCTATCATGGGTCACGGCATGATGAGCAGCCATTCGGGTAATGCAGGCGGTGCGTATCCGGGTGGCGATCCTCATGCACCACCACCGAGATTAATGACAGGTCACGTGACCGGGCCGAGCCCTTACAACGGAGCAAACGTTCAAGTGAAACCCAGTGCTCCGAACACGATACAATATTTACCGGCGAGACCCAACGTTGGCCACACACCGAGAGGACCGCCGAGTCTGGACTTCCTTCAACGATTCACGAATCCTTTATCTAATTTAGAATCGAAGATGGGCACGCCTTCTGTAAATCTTCAATACTTCCCGAACGGGTGTGTACCAAATAACATGGGTCCACATACCGGCATGCCGTCAGCCATGAGCGGTGGCCTTCCCGGCATGGGAGGTTCTCCGAGAATGGACGGGCAATCGATGAACTCGTCGGTCGCGGTGCATCCTTCGATGAGACCTGTCGGCAACATGAGACCCCAGCCTAACTTAATGCGGATGCAACACATGGTTGGGGGCGGTGTCTTTCCAGGAGGTTCGATGGACCCAGATAAAGTCTTCCCGCCCGAGATGGTGTCGCAAGTTCCCAATCAAGCTAATCCTGGTATGTACGTGTCCGGCAGTAAAGGCAGCCCCATGGGGTTAGGACCTCCTCCCGATGCGACTCAACCACTACCGCCAAGCATGGGTGGTGCTACTAGTAATTTCAAAAACAGCCCTTTTGTTGGTAGTGGGCCTAGCATGTCGGACCCAAATTATGCTCAACAATTCCATAACTTCCAACAACAGTTATACGCCACCAGTACTAGGGGTAGCGGGCCACCGCATCCTAATTTACATCCACCGCCGAATTCACATTCGCATCAACAGTTCTTTATGCCCAAATAA
- the lgs gene encoding BCL9 domain-containing protein legless isoform X1, with translation MKTEKKPSEPSCVSATVVKEEPDSDPVKIKEEGSGANNDDTTGEDAPECSRDPCLDPTNGESTLSGENQNNNTNQPILNSVKQEGDHNNPTDDLPDCSGNVITTDGIQPLVSNVLGKQMGTNTGSGEAQYMQQQSQIFVFSTTLANKGADAVLQGQYPSIIAYHCAQPGTKKYLEKHPNKVNQFRQNPAQWLNNFAMMKQKGHQGGTNNTFPTEQPPDLPALDPNAPPFWNEQPNIRNLNGGNSLGNSEPSLDDANIDVPCLVPNSPGNTANPQPPNSTTMGHSPNLLGGSTSPGPGSLQPSLQGVKVPDENLTPQQRQHRELQLATIRKMQMMLFPEHKEEPTNTLDATQATAVSSCPPTNVPPVVPTQCPPSMDWHKLQHQFLDGKAKGSVGSPGTGVSLRGAGMVGVPRSQGPPPPYHQTTRSASVPIAIQSPNPSSPNNPTSNLSLPSPRASSALNSPADCNRQFQLSNQRTNHLPGQSPTSQDSPNPTVGNATAVSTTRLNHSNPGTPVSHSHISSLSPSGPTAQKDSPLDFPNSQPPNVDGMFCRTLQSLAQQKQQHTGAVNAAGVKEANLMPVPSPQQIQYLNTFEGQELTIQKQPNTSLKDGNLSSNTTSNTEMSNRILPGNLDNSNQFAARSEGASPVQMDSMNRGFTGSLHSPHTPHTPHTPGNGAPHTPADSGKPGNKSSASAQSSPVPHNPNIPDSMGPPRTIPASPTTKPDTSPPSTKDTQQQQQTQSQQQQQQQQQQQQQQQQQQQQQQQQQQQQQQQQQQQQQQQQQQSQQQQPPPQQQQQQQQQQQQQQSTVVNPSNSGNTTVVPPLGGGTAASFPCGRPSINVSQPSDNVPLNPNNIGGRLGSLTAMSTNHFDPITSLAQMSQQLTNTAASNSLGNDGPIHSGNTGMMQFGNPHSMHMMQMGSEMNGNCHMGGPANEPGEVGGMCMGLPGPPTSYSPTTPHTGSPGVPSKMGHPIMGHGMMSSHSGNAGGAYPGGDPHAPPPRLMTGHVTGPSPYNGANVQVKPSAPNTIQYLPARPNVGHTPRGPPSLDFLQRFTNPLSNLESKMGTPSVNLQYFPNGCVPNNMGPHTGMPSAMSGGLPGMGGSPRMDGQSMNSSVAVHPSMRPVGNMRPQPNLMRMQHMVGGGVFPGGSMDPDKVFPPEMVSQVPNQANPGMYVSGSKGSPMGLGPPPDATQPLPPSMGGATSNFKNSPFVGSGPSMSDPNYAQQFHNFQQQLYATSTRGSGPPHPNLHPPPNSHSHQQFFMPK, from the exons atgaaaacagaaaagaaacccAGCGAACCAAGTTGTGTGTCTGCCACTGTTGTAAAAGAGGAGCCTGATTCCGATCCAGTCAAGATCAAAGAGGAAGGTAGCGGAGCCAACAACGATGACACAACTGGAGAGGATGCTCCTGAATGCTCCAGAGATCCTTGTCTGGATCCTACTAATGGGGAAAGCACGCTTTCGGGGGAGAATCAAAATAACAACACGAATCAGCCAATTTTAAATTCGGTAAAGCAAGAAGGGGATCATAATAATCCTACGGACGATTTACCTG ATTGTAGTGGTAATGTGATTACCACAGATGGAATTCAGCCATTAGTTAGTAATGTTCTTGGAAAGCAAATGGGAACTAATACAGGAAGCGGTGAAGCTCAATATATGCAACAACAAAgtcaaatttttgtattttctacaaCATTAGCGAACAAGGGTGCAGATGCAGTATTGCAAGGCCAATATCCGTCGATTATTGCTTACCATTGTGCTCAACCAGGCACTAAAAAGTATTTAGAG AAACATCCAAATAAAGTAAACCAGTTTCGTCAGAACCCTGCACAATGGTTAAACAATTTTGCCATGATGAAACAGAAAGGTCATCAAGGTGGTACAAACAATACTTTTCCGACAGAACAGCCTCCAGATCTACCAGCTCTTGATCCTAATGCTCCTCCATTTTGGAATGAACAACCCAATATAAGAAACTTGAATGGTGGAAATTCTCTTGGTAATTCTGAGCCATCATTAGATGATGCAAATATAGACGTGCCTTGCCTTGTACCAAATTCACCTGGTAATACAG CAAATCCACAACCCCCTAATAGTACAACGATGGGACATAGTCCAAATTTATTAGGAGGCAGTACCAGTCCAGGTCCGGGGAGTTTGCAACCATCCTTGCAAGGTGTTAAAGTTCCAGACGAAAATTTAACCCCGCAGCAAAGGCAACATAGAGAACTTCAGTTAGCAACTATAAGGAAAATGCAGATGATGTTATTTCCTGAACATAAAGAAGAACCTACTAACACATTAGACGCGACGCAAGCAACGGCAGTATCATCGTGTCCACCGACAAATGTTCCTCCGGTTGTACCAACGCAGTGTCCTCCAAGCATGGACTGGCATAAATTACAGCATCAGTTTCTCGATGGAAAAGCCAAG GGCAGTGTAGGAAGTCCTGGTACCGGTGTTTCATTGCGTGGAGCAGGCATGGTTGGAGTTCCTAGAAGTCAAGGACCACCGCCACCATATCATCAAACGACCCGATCCGCAAGTGTACCAATCGCAATACAAAGTCCGAATCCTTCGTCGCCCAACAATCCCACTAGTAATTTATCATTACCGTCGCCTCGTGCAAGTTCAGCATTAAATTCGCCAGCAGACTGCAACAGGCAGTTTCAACTTAGCAATCAAAGAACGAACCACTTACCTGGACAAAGTCCGACCAGTCAGGATTCCCCGAATCCAACAGTCGGCAACGCGACAGCGGTTTCGACGACAAGGCTAAATCACAGTAATCCAGGCACGCCGGTTTCGCATTCGCACATTTCGTCGCTCAGTCCAAGTGGACCGACTGCCCAGAAAGATTCACCTTTGGACTTCCCTAACAGTCAACCACCAAACG TGGATGGTATGTTTTGCCGCACGCTGCAATCCTTAGCCCAGCAAAAGCAGCAACATACTGGAGCAGTGAACGCGGCTGGTGTTAAGGAGGCCAACTTGATGCCAGTTCCGAGTCCGCAACAGATTCAGTATCTAAACACGTTTGAGGGACAAGAATTGACTATACAGAAACAGCCAAATACAAGTTTGAAGGATGGCAATTTATCCTC AAACACCACCAGCAATACAGAGATGTCGAATAGGATTTTGCCAGGAAACTTAGATAACAGTAATCAATTTGCTGCTAGATCCGAGGGTGCGAGTCCAGTTCAGATGGACAGTATGAACCGCGGTTTCACTGGATCGCTGCACAGTCCACACACCCCTCACACTCCACACACACCAGGCAATGGTGCTCCTCATACTCCAGCTGATTCTGGAAAGCCTGGAAATAAGTCAAGTGCGAGTGCACAAAGTAGTCCAGTACCACACAATCCAAACATACCGGACAGCATGGGTCCTCCAAGAACGATACCAGCATCACCTACTACGAAACCTGACACGTCTCCACCTTCGACGAAGGAtacacaacaacaacaacaaactcagtcgcaacagcaacagcaacagcagcagcagcagcagcagcagcagcagcaacaacaacaacagcagcagcaacagcagcagcagcagcaacaacaacagcaacaacaacaacaacagcagcaacagcagtcacagcagcagcagccgccaccacaacagcagcaacagcagcagcagcagcagcagcaacaacagtcCACAGTAGTGAACCCAAGCAATTCTGGAAACACAACAGTAGTACCTCCATTAGGGGGAGGCACAGCCGCCTCGTTCCCTTGCGGTAGACCTTCCATAAACGTGAGTCAACCTTCAGACAATGTGCCTCTAAATCCCAACAATATCGGAGGGCGACTCGGCAGTTTAACCGCCATGAGTACAAATCACTTTGACCCTATAACTTCCTTGGCTCAAATGAGTCAACAACTCACCAACACAGCAGCCAGTAATTCGTTGGGCAACGATGGACCCATCCATTCCGGCAACACCGGAATGATGCAATTCGGCAACCCGCATAGCATGCACATGATGCAAATGGGCAGCGAGATGAACGGAAATTGTCATATGGGTGGACCCGCCAACGAGCCGGGCGAGGTAGGAGGAATGTGTATGGGTCTTCCGGGACCACCGACTAGTTATAGCCCCACGACTCCGCACACCGGCAGTCCCGGAGTGCCCAGTAAAATGGGGCATCCTATCATGGGTCACGGCATGATGAGCAGCCATTCGGGTAATGCAGGCGGTGCGTATCCGGGTGGCGATCCTCATGCACCACCACCGAGATTAATGACAGGTCACGTGACCGGGCCGAGCCCTTACAACGGAGCAAACGTTCAAGTGAAACCCAGTGCTCCGAACACGATACAATATTTACCGGCGAGACCCAACGTTGGCCACACACCGAGAGGACCGCCGAGTCTGGACTTCCTTCAACGATTCACGAATCCTTTATCTAATTTAGAATCGAAGATGGGCACGCCTTCTGTAAATCTTCAATACTTCCCGAACGGGTGTGTACCAAATAACATGGGTCCACATACCGGCATGCCGTCAGCCATGAGCGGTGGCCTTCCCGGCATGGGAGGTTCTCCGAGAATGGACGGGCAATCGATGAACTCGTCGGTCGCGGTGCATCCTTCGATGAGACCTGTCGGCAACATGAGACCCCAGCCTAACTTAATGCGGATGCAACACATGGTTGGGGGCGGTGTCTTTCCAGGAGGTTCGATGGACCCAGATAAAGTCTTCCCGCCCGAGATGGTGTCGCAAGTTCCCAATCAAGCTAATCCTGGTATGTACGTGTCCGGCAGTAAAGGCAGCCCCATGGGGTTAGGACCTCCTCCCGATGCGACTCAACCACTACCGCCAAGCATGGGTGGTGCTACTAGTAATTTCAAAAACAGCCCTTTTGTTGGTAGTGGGCCTAGCATGTCGGACCCAAATTATGCTCAACAATTCCATAACTTCCAACAACAGTTATACGCCACCAGTACTAGGGGTAGCGGGCCACCGCATCCTAATTTACATCCACCGCCGAATTCACATTCGCATCAACAGTTCTTTATGCCCAAATAA